The nucleotide window CTCCGGGGCCACGGCGAGGAAGCCACGCGAGAGCGGCAGCCCGCCACCCTGCCGCTGGATGCGCAGGTCCGGCTGGAACCAGGTCCGCACGCCGTGCGCGCCGAGGGCATCGTACAGCCAGTTGCGCACGTCACCGACGGTGGTGACGCCGGGTTTGATCACCTCGTTGGAGAGGGCGCGCTCGACGATCCGCGCCGTCACCGCCACCGCCGCCGTGTAGTGCGGCTTCTCCTGCTCGAGGCGCGTGTCCAACAGTTCCTCGATCAATGGCGCCGCGCTGACGAAGCGGGGCACGACGCTATCACCGAGCACGCCGACGAGCCAGGTGTAGGCATCATGGGTGAGGGTACGACTCTGCCCGCGTGACCCGCCGATCTCCAGTCCGATCGTGGCGGGGGCGTGCTCGGCGTAGAGCTCACGCAGGACGACCGCCGCGGGGCGGGGTTCCGCCGTGCTCTCGAACCAGCGCGTGAGGTTGTCCTCGGAATAGCCAGTGAGCGCCACGCGCCGAAGTCCTTTCGCCCCGGCGTCCACGAAGACGAAAATGTCGCGGTTGCCGGTGTAGGGGCGCGGTGGGGCAATGGCATGCACCACCGGATTGTCATGGAATTCCTCGTTCACCACGATCCACATCCCGATGCCATGGCGCCGCATCATCGGCAGCAGCATCGCATGCCGGGCGTCGAGCCACGACTCGCGGACGCGAATTTGCTGCGACCAGGGGAGCAGTCCGGTGGGTCCCTGCGGCGCCTGGGCGGCGGGCGCCACGAGCGGGAAGAGCGCAAGCAGCACCGCGAGGCGCGGGGTGGCGCGCAGCAGCTTTCGCATGGGGCTCCTGAGGAGTGAGAGGTCGCGGCGACGTCGGACGCCGTGCCGATCGTGGTGGCCTGTCTGGCGCCCCGCGGCCACGCCCGCTAACATGGGGAATGCCAACACATTACCACGATGCCACGCCCGGCGCACGTGCGGGCGACCGGCATGGTGACGGCGAGCCGCTCGCCCGGCCCGATGCACGGACCGACCTCTCCCCATCTGCCATGGCACCACCTCGCACCACGCCGGAACTCAGCGTGGTGGTCACCGTGGTGGAGGGCGGGGACGCCGTGCGGCGAATGCTGAGCACGCTCTGCCAGCAGCACCACCCGCCAACGATGGAAATCCTGGTCTCGGTCGACGACAGCGTGCGCGACCTGCTCGCGCTCGCACCGGCGTTCCCGACCGTGCGATTCCTCGACCTGGGACACGTGTCCACCGCACGCCCGATCACCAGTGCCGACGGCCAACACGAGTTGTATGATCGCCGCCGGGCCGAAGCGCTTGCCGCCGCGACCGGTGAGATCATCGCCATTCTCGAGGACCGCGGCCTGCCACGTCCCGACTGGGCACGCACCGTGGTCCAGCTGCACGCGCAACCGTGGGCCGTCATCGGTGGGGCGATCGAGGCGGCCCCTTCCGGACTGATCGCCTGGGCGCTGTACGTCTGCGACTTCTCCCGCTACGCGTTGCCCTTTGCCGCCGGGCCCGCGGCGTGGGTGAGTGACGTGAATGTGAGCTACAAGCGGCATGCGCTGGAGGCCACCCGCGCGCTCTGGATCGAGCGATTTCACGAACCGGCAGTGCACTGGGAACTGCTCCGGCAGGGAGAGGTCCTCTTCCTCACGCCGGAGCTGGTGGTCGATCATCTCCGGACACCCAGCTCGTTGCTCGGCTCGCTCGTTGAGCGATTTCACTGGGGTCAGCTCTTCGGGTACATCCGAGCCACCGAGCTGGGGATCGGCAAGCGACTGCTGCTGGCATTGGCATGGCCGCTGGTGCCGCCGGTCCTGCTCGGTCGTCACGCCCGGGTCCACGCCCGTCGCGGAGAGATCGGGCGATTCGTCGTCGCGACGCCCGTCATTCTGGGTTTCCTCATCGCCTGGGCATTGGGCGAGGCGATCGGCACCTTGACGGGACGGCCGTAGCCCGTGACGCACCACCCAGCACCCGGTCGCGTTCGCCACGACGCCGCGGTTGGCCGCAGCTTCCTCAAGCTCGGTGTCGGTGAGGCCGCGGCTCGAATCATCGCCTTCGGCGCCACCGTCTACCTGGCACGCACCCTCGGGGCGTCGGTCTACGGCGTCATCGTCCTTGCCACGGCGGTGATGCTGTATCTCACCTTTCTCACCGACTGTGGCGTCGACGCGCTGGGTGTGCGCGAAGTCGCCGCTGCCCCGGAGGCCCTCCCTTCGTTGCTGCCGAGCACGTTGGGGGCGCGACTGATGGTCGGCGTCGTCCTCATGGTGGTCACGGTCGCCGTGGGTGCCCTGATGCCGCAGCCCGACGGGGCGATCCTGGCGGCCTACGCCTTCACCTTGCCGATCTCCGCGCTCGGGACCCGGTGGGTGCATCTGGGGTTGGAGCAGTCCGGCCGCGCGTCGATCGGGCGCCTCCTCAGCGAGTGCGTCACCGTGGTGCTGGTGCTCGCGTTGGT belongs to Gemmatimonadota bacterium and includes:
- a CDS encoding aminopeptidase P family protein — encoded protein: MRKLLRATPRLAVLLALFPLVAPAAQAPQGPTGLLPWSQQIRVRESWLDARHAMLLPMMRRHGIGMWIVVNEEFHDNPVVHAIAPPRPYTGNRDIFVFVDAGAKGLRRVALTGYSEDNLTRWFESTAEPRPAAVVLRELYAEHAPATIGLEIGGSRGQSRTLTHDAYTWLVGVLGDSVVPRFVSAAPLIEELLDTRLEQEKPHYTAAVAVTARIVERALSNEVIKPGVTTVGDVRNWLYDALGAHGVRTWFQPDLRIQRQGGGLPLSRGFLAVAPEKTVILPGDVVHIDFGISYMGFDTDWQKMAYVLKPGERDAPAGLKAAMRNTNILQDALMQRHSRPDRSAGEVYRATMQEMKERGIEAMIYSHPIGLQGHGLGASIDFRSGARPGADGKRLRKGSYLSVELNTKTPIPEWNGEQLFVMFEDDAWLDDDGWHFFRPRQEQWFLVGRR